The Salmo trutta unplaced genomic scaffold, fSalTru1.1, whole genome shotgun sequence sequence GACAAAACAGCCAGGAATCCTGGCTCAGTAACAACCATACTGTATATTCCCACAAGAGGGAGCCCAGGAAGAGGCCCATGTGTGTTTTGGTCTAACTCTCCCTCATATTCCACTGATCAAAACTTTTGTTTTTATCAACCCACACAccccccaaccaaccaaccaaccaatcagatgTCATATTTACCCGTTGTAGGACACGGTCAGACCAGCCACCTTAACGTTGTCACACTTAGCGCCAGACTGCAGAAGGAGGAGGTGGTAGGCCATGAAGGAGGTGACGAAAGACAGCTGGGCTCCAGACACAACGCCAAGCTTATACCTCTTCATCAGTAGACCTCCCAGGAATATCCCCACCGCACCCACAGGCAGGTTCACCTCACCTGGAAAAGTTATACTCACACGTCTTTAGTGCTGCCAGTGTGCTGGAGTTTCATTTCCACTCATGTTCAACAAACCTACAGGGGATgggagaaaacaaaaaaaatagaatTTAATGCCATTCAACATCAATActgacaggatggaacatttcaGTTGGAGCATGTCCATGTTTCTATGGCTTCGttaagacaggcagcccaattcagtaGTTTTTTgagtaattggtattttgaccaatcagatatgctctgaaaaagagctgatgcgaaaatatgtaatgtgattggtcaaaagatcaattagtggaaaaaatatcataattgggctgcctgtctaaacgcatcccttgtctctctgtctctgacccaaACCTCAGTCCTTGCATCGATTACAGAGGGCTGAAAAGGATTACGatcaagaatcgttaccccctaccCGATGTCCGCCACCTTGGAGTTGGCCCTAGGAGCccaattcttcaccaaactggactTCCGCAACGCTTAAAATCTGGtgagaatcagggagggagatgagtggaaaactgcCTTTAACACCCCTAGTGGTCACTGAGTATTTAGTCATGACCTTCGGAATATCGAACTCACCGGCATTTTTTCAAGCATTGATCAATGACACTCTTAGGGATATGTTGAATGGGTTCGTCTTTGtttacctcgacgacatcctgatcttctccaAAAACCCTTCCGGAACACATTcggccctgtcccacctcactCAAGCAGGTTTTTGCGGGAATCTCAAGGCTGACAGGGCATTCATAGAGCTCAAGAGACGTTTCAACTCCGGACCCATCCTCGTTCATCCTGATCCTACTCGTCCCTTTGTGGTAGAGGTGGACGCCTCGGACACCGGAGCTGGTGCGGTCCTTTCACAGCGGAACGAGGAGGACAAGAAACTGCACCCAGGCGCATTTTTTATTTTGACTAAAAATGACAAATCAGTTTGGATACTAGGCTGCAACAACATAGCAGCACATAAAACAATGTTAGGGCTTTGACAGTAGAGTCATGGACAAACGCCAATCAATCAGTTAATAGGAACAACTAGAAAACTGGACAGTATTGAGAGCAGACTCTGAACCACAAGAAAAACGGATCATACTGTCGTCTGTATCTAGTTTTTACTACATGAATTCTCAAGCAACTCAATGTTATTGTTGATACCCATCTCAAAGCTGCAGTCTATGAGTCCGATGAGAGAGCTGGACAGGTCAAAGTGTCTCTCTGAGTGATGGCACACTTCATGTAGGTCCCTGACAGAGCTTTGGTGAAGGAGGCGAACGACAGGGCCACGATGAACTGCTGACAAACACAAGAGACAGAacattagtgtgtgtttgtccgtgtgtatgtgcatgcgtggATGCGTGGGCAGACAGAGTGCATGTGTAGCTGAGGTGGCCTGCAAAAGTAAAAAGAACGGACACAAGTTTACGTCTGCAAAGTTCTGGCGctttctttattctgaagaatgtTTTTTTCCTCTTGTTCAATTGTCTATTTTCTTGTTAGTACTTTGAAAATATTCACATCAAACAAGTGCACAttttaaattacacaacataaaTGCACTTTACCTAAAGCACAACTCAAAAATGTTCCACAAATAACCCTGTCTTAGTGTATGGTTTCACATGAAAACCACAATGTATTTCACATTCATACAATAGAAACACCTATATATGAAAACATAACTGAATGTTTTTCTATATACCGCTACCTCTATAGAAAACTGACAACAATACATTCAGCTTTAAGATAGTGGCACCTCCAGAAaatcgtctctctctcactgtatgcACTAAAAGTCACAATTttacacaaaaaaacaataacatgtaAAACCAAGTCAGAAATCCCTAACAAATGGATTCTTTATAAAAAAATCTCCTAGACAAAATCCAGTACAAGTAAGCTACTCAGTAAACATAGTCTCTGTGACTCGTAAATCGTTTTTTACCTCAGCTAGCATCAAGCTAACAAATACTCTCACTCAATGTAAATCACGTTCTTCTCTCACTCAGTTCGACACAAAGCCAAAACAAAACCTTTCCTAACGTGATAATACCTTGACAGAGTTGTTAAATAGCATGTTAttacatattgtgtatatatttgaACGTTTGGAAGTTCTGTTACATACCTGTAATAGTAAAAAGAACAGACCCAGTTTAGCTCAGTAAAGTTCTGATCCTTATTCAGCAGAATGGTGAGCGCTTGGCCTGAACTTGCTGTTTCTCCTGCTACAACAGTGCAACAGCGCCATCTATTGGCCTGATGGACTGCTAACGCTAAAGTATTTAGAAAATGCAATTTAGATTAATTAagacaaatacataaacaaaTTGGGAGGGAAATGCATAATAAAAGAGTGTCCGTTTTTAGTGACTTTGTTTTCAACCCATTACACATGCACAATCGTACATGTGCATTTTAAAGCATTATTAAGAACCTTGAGTGTGGAACTGCAGGGCGTTTGTTGGCCTGCTTGTCAGGGACACACAGTTCCTGTTGGCTGGTCAGCTTCGCTCTGTCCTCTGCTGAATCACCCATCCTATCCAGTCAGATACGCAAAAACCACAtcaatttcacatgtgaacacgggaagtgttccaaaaacatgttttcatgtaatcttatgtgaagataatgtgataacatgtaaagcaacatgtgattACATTAAACTACACTTGTGAAAATGGGATTTTCGCATGATTTTCACAtggttttcacatgatttcacataaaATGTCAgttgaaatcatgtggtttttctgtaagggcAGGAATATAAGATGCATTTTGATGTTATGTTTGATGTTACATGGTCTTGAAAATGCAATGTTCTTTGAGGTTCTTCCATGTTCCTTTCCATGTATTTTCCATTTTACTTTCCCTCAGTCCTTTTCACTTTCCTTGGCAAAACAAGCTCTGTCTCCAGTCAAGACTTATTCAGAGCCACCATGAATTGAAAGCAGCTTCTGACAGATTTTAAACCATTGAACAAATAGTTTTATGATGAAGAGTAGACCCTACTAAACACCCTTGATTCTTTACACACACATTGAaagccaaaaatctcaaatttggactcatcagaccaaaggataaatttccaccagtctaaggtccattgctcgtgtttcttggcccaagcaagtcttcttattattggtgtccgcCCATAAGTAGTGGTTTCAAtggagcaattcgaccatgaagaacttcatggctacttcgaagaatctcaaatataaaatatatttggatttgtttaacacttttttgattattAGATGATTCCaattgtgctatttcatagttttgatgtcttcactattattctaaaatatataaaattgtaaaaaaaaagaaaaacccttaaatgagtaggtgtgtccagacgtttgactggtactgtatatagtgtgATATTGCAAATACGGAACAATCCAGGGGtgcaaagctcttggagacttacccagaaagactcacagctttaatcgctgccaaaggtgattctaacatgtattgtgaatacttatgtaaattagatatttatgtttttcattttcaatacatttgaaaaaaattcaaaaaacatgttttcaccttgtcattatggggttttgtctGTAGCTGGGTGAGATGATAAAAAAAactataatttaatccatttggaattcaggctgtaagaaaacaaaatgaggaataagttaaggggtatgaacactttctgaaggcactgtatatctgcaaGAAAGTGATAAATGAGCGACTCTTTGAAagggggtcatataaacattgcCTTATTTTAAAAAATAATGCTAAAATGCTATAATCGGCATAGTTTCTCAGACCAAATCTTCATtctgtaaaataaagtaaaatacacGCTAGTAAAATACACGCTACAgggaatgcaaaaaaaaaaatggcttCTGCAAAGCACATATACATTGTCCAATCAACATCCACACATTGATTTCATTCTTAGGGTCTTtattcaaacacaaacacacttggAATAACATGCTCTTTCAGTGTCTTGTTGCAGGTTGTGCAATGTTCAAAAGCGTGTGAGGGAttagcatgaatgtgtgtgtatgtgtgtggggtcaAGTTTGGACGGTCGTACATATGCAAATAGCCGagattgtatatatatatatatgtataattgAAACTGACTTATCAAACTACACTGTACAGCTTTAATGTGTCTGTGCATCATAGGTACAACTGTAAGCAATTCAGTTCTCAGATGTCTGTTTAATGTCAGAAACAAAATGAAAAGCACCTGTTAGACCATTACAATGCGGACTGTCATGCATTTTTACTATTACCAACAAGACAACGAAGTGATACGTGCCATGGAGACTTATAACGGATACTTTCCAAACACCAAAAGTTCCCACGCTGAGCGATATTGTTTACTACACTATTATGCATACAATCCAAGTCATACGTTTATTGTCATTCATACTCTTATTTGTAACCGAATATCTTTGCAAAAGTGTTCCTTGTGTCAATTCAGAGCTCGGAAATATTGGAATAATGTGCTTAAGGGGACTGACACTCAAGGCGCACAACAGGATAACACAACaaccacattttcaattgacaatCATTGCTTTAAATGGATGTGGTCAATAGATTTGTAAAGGCATATATAAACAATGTATTTAACTTGCAAACCAAGGTTGGACTGGTAGGTCTATGCAACATGCACCTGGATAATCATGTCATGAATCGGGACGGGCTCCTACGTCCTCATATACACATTATGACATAATAAAGAGCTTAATCTTTCACGAAATAAAGACATAGAAGCATACCCAATTATACAGGTTCTACACATTCCATTTCTCCATGGCAATAGAATGTAAACATTCTATTTTGCGCCAAACATCGCCTGCAACTCAATTCTAAGTGCAGCATATTGGACGACAACACAGTCATTGATCATTCGCGACTTTAAGTCATTCCTGTTATCTCTAGAGCATCCCGTATATCTATAGCGCTGCATTTCTTCCCCATCTTACCATGGATAGGGTTTGGTGCATTCCGGAGTTCACTTATGGTCCCACAAAGGTAATCTTAGGATAAATTCATTTTAGCATAGTGTAAATGCCTGTGCATAATGTGCATAACAAAGCATCATTATTTTCATTATCTTCAAAGGAATTCTGTAGAAGCAGCCTTTATTTTCAGACTCTGCAGGCCTGCTGGGAGGAAACATATTACAATAAACAGGTAAGATTCATCCcacaaaaacataaacaacagAAAGAGAGTTGTATTTCAAGACAGTTTAGAGAAGTTGGTCATAAGAGTTCTTAATATCACTTGCAAATTGTCAGGCATGAGTAGTTGTGAAATGTTGCGAGAGGCCCTTCTGAAAGCACATGATATGGTATTTCGTGGCATGGTCTCACACCTTACCTCATCTTGCAGAAGAAGCTCATGGTCCATTATCTGCTGCTCCAGAGTCAAGGCCAGGTCCCGCCCCATGTCACCACGGAGCACATGAGCAACTGGCTGGTGTCTCAGGGCAAAAAATCCCTTAGGGAGAGGTGAGCGCCACGTCAGCACTCACCTTCACTGccattccctgccaccagcagcaCTAAAGGAGGTGTGGgtaaaataaacaacagaaaaaACACAAGCCAGGAAAGTTGAATTGCTCTGTGTTTTATTTGAAGGGTGTGGAAGGAAACCCTGGAGGAGGGAAACGACCTCGCTCGGCTGGTAAGAGAATGAGAGTTAGAGACATACTACAAGTTAGTGAGCTCTTTACTAGCCTTTCAACAACGAGTTAGCACAGCAGGATAGATCTGTTGTGAAATTACACTAATGGGACTtcctgtttcatactgcaggcctGGGAAGTAAACACTTGCCTAAAAATGATGGACATAGAGCACGAGGCTTTCTGCAAGCTCCGCCGCTCCATGCATGCTCCaagtccagggcgaactcctgggcgctcctcgtcccctgcctcaagtggaagagacgttcacccgccgctctaccctcgggcgggtggtcgaagactgctcggaagcggcgggtgaactcctcgaagtggtccagcgCTGCATCTCCTTCTACCCACATGGCGttagcccactccagggctttcccccgagaggcacgagacgagggcggacaccctctcacgtcccgaaggagccggtACACGTCCTGCTgcagcaggaaaccctggcagcatgccgccgtcccatcatactccccgggaacagcgagacgaatcccactgggaccaggtacAGGAGGGGCGAGTAGTGGCgacccctgttgtgctggtggaggcgctggagggactccctgtctctcccagcggtctaTCGTCTGAACGACGCGGTCCATAAcggcgccgagatggtggagcatcgccGTGTGCTctcggacgcgctcctcgacccctacaacaggggtacctgctcctgctgactccataaggcAGGGTGTGGTATTCTGTCAGAGTGTGCGCAACTGGTcgaaggaagtcaggtgcaggagagcagagatgagtgaacaggcacgcTTTATTAGGCAGAGGAAAACAGCCGGACGCAACTGCGTAACAACACTCCGGCCCAAGGAAAAAGCAAGCGCACAAATACACAAAATAGTGCAAAATACAAAAACCACGGGTTAACATAATACCCGGCGCAAAACTAGCCTGTAGCGTCACACACAAAACGAACtaacaataccacacacagacacgagGGGACCTcaggataatatacacgtagagtaatgaggggatgtaaaccaggtgtgtggaaaaacaagacaaaacaaatgggaaatgaaaggtggagcggtgATGGcttgaagaccggtgacgtcgaccaccgaacgccgcccgaacaagaggaaccgacttcggcaggagtcgtgacaccaTGGGAAATAAAGAAATATAGTTTAAGTGAATTGGAAAGAGTAAGaatgaaaaactaaagaaaagctGTAAACGGCTGTCACCTGTGCTGACATGATTAAAAGTGAAGTAAACCTTACTTTTCGCGTTGTAGTTTATATGATAAGCTCATTGGAAGGGTAACAAATTTGGAGGCACCGCTGAGATTTATTTTCATATGAGcatgttatagtgtggacactatataaataattacatggttattattggcattaaccttgacctttcccctttgatgatgtcatcaccaagagtgagttctgtgcaatgtgattctaccaccggctgagtgggctatatagttctgttatatttgtaccgtttgtacctggcaatacacctttaggtttgggttgaaagtaaaggaaagtaatatcgaaatgcgtgtgggcattccttgtcaagttactacacctTTTTGGCGACGAGGATAAAACTTTATCAACTTGTACAGGGCGAGTTAGCTAGATAGCTTAATGAGCGACGGAGAGCAGGTGCCACTGGACGGAAACGCCGACGGGGACAATCAGCAGCAAGTGCAAATCGCTAACGAGGATCAAGGACAAGTTGGCGTTATAATGGCAATGTTTGGGACTATCACTGAGTTTGTGGAAGAGAACGAAGACTGGACGGAATATGTGGAAAGGTTGGGACACTTTTTCTTGGCAAATGGAATCATAGATGAGGCTAAACAGCGCTCTAttctcttgagtgtgtgtggggctaaAACCTACAAGCTAATGAGGAATTTGGCTACACCACGGAGACCGGGAGAAATTCCTTTTGGGGATCTAGTTGCTCTCGTTCAGACTCACCACAATCCAAAGCCTTCAGTGATTGTCCAGAGGTTCAAGTTTAACTGCCATTTTCGGAAAACAGGTCAGTCTGTTGCTACCTTTGTTGCTGAATTACGTGAACTCTCTGAACATTGTGAGTTTGGGGCTATGTTAGGGGACTTGCTCCGTGACAGATTAGTCTGTGGCATTAATGAGGACAGCATACAGCGCCGGTTGCTGGGGGAAGCCACACTGACTTTCAAGAGGGCATTGGAACTATCTCAAGGGATGGAGATGGCCGCTAGTAATGTGAAAAATATTCAAAAGGCCAACAGTGAAAGTTGTGCAGTGCATCAGGTGACAAAAGAGGTGGcaggaaaaaggggaaaagcagtggaatgtttcagatgtggagggacacattatggtaacaactgtaagttcatggagactgtctgtcacaattgcaacaaaaagggacatttagcaaaaaaatgcaggggtcctaggagcaagccagagggtgggcggactgggctgggcaagttcacagcaccaaagcctcagtcagcagcgcaccacctagagagcacagaggaggaggaagagcattgttcctacaacatgTTTAATGTGAGGGAGCCGCGCGCAGAGCCTATCTATGCTACAGTGGAGGTAGATGGAAAGCAGATGAGGATGGAGGTTGACACGGGGGCCTCTGCCTCTGTCATAAGtgaggagacctacaaacaaaAATGGGGCTCAAGACAGGTTTCTGCCCTCACACCAGCAGGGATCAGACTGCGTACGTACACCGGGGAGACCATACCATTGCTTGGGGCTCTAGAAGTGGACATTGCATACAACAGCCAGGAAGCGAGAGCACGGCTCCTGGTGGTGAAAGGGAATGGGCCTAGTTTACTAGGGCGTGACTGGCTAAACAAAATACAACTGAGCTGGGGTGAGATAAAACACACCCGAGTGActgaggatgtcattcaaaaatacCCAGAGATTTTCAAAGATGAACTGGGCACACTGCAGGGCACTGCAGTTAAGCTGTTCGTGGATCCTCAGGCCGAGCCTCGCTTTTTCAAGCCCAGGACAGTGCCTTACGCCATGAAAAAGAAAGTGGAAGAAGAGTTGGAGCGGCTGCAGGAAGAAAACGTCATTACTCCCGTTCAGTTCTCCCGCTGGGCAGCTCCTATCGTTCCCGTTCTGAAAAGTGACGGCACGGTGCGTATATGTGGGGACTACAAACTCACCATCAACAGGGCCTCTAAGCTAGACGCTTACCCGCTGCCACGGGTGGAGGACTTGTTCGCGACACTGGCAGGAGGCAAGACGTTCTCAAAGCTTGACATGAGTCACGCCTACCAACAGCTCCTCCTGGACGAGGACTCAAAAGAGTATGTCACAGTAAACACGCACAAAGGCTTGTTCAGGTACAACCGCTTGGTTTTCGGAGTGGCGTCCAGCCCAGCCATTTTCCAGAGGACAATGGACAATCTGCTGCAGGGGATCCCTCATGTAGCagtgtacctggatgacatcctggttacaggggagacggaggaggagcacctccaccatctggaccaggtgttaaagagattctctgaggcagggctgcgcctgaagcgtagcaagtgcacattccaagcacagagtgtgacatacctaggtcacaagatcacagagcagggtctgtgtcctgtggaggacaaagtcagggcaatcaaggatgctccaaaccccaagaatgggtcagagctcaggtcgttcctgggcatggtgaactactatggtaagttcctccctgagctgtcaacagtgttggctccactttatcagttgctccacaaagactgtaaatggaagtgggggccagcacaagagaaagctttcaaggaagtgaaagcactactacaatcagcacaacttctggttcattttgaccaagacaaagagatcatcctgtcatgtgacgcctcaccctatggcgtcggggcagtactctctcatcagatggaggacgggtcagagagacccattggatttgcatcacgtacgctgacgagtgctgagaagggttattcacagttagacaaggaaggtctggccatagtctttgctgtgaaacgcttccatcagtacctctacggtcgtcatttcaccatatgcactgaccacaaaccactgatgAGCCTTTTTAGTGAATCAAGATGCATTCCGCCCATGGCTTCAGCAAGGTTACAGCGCTGGGCCCTGACACTGTCGGCTTACCAGTATACGATAGTGTATAGAGCGGGGAAGGACAATGCAAATGCAGACGCGCTCAGCCGTCTCCCGCTACCAGAGATGCCTGCCACAACTGTGGTGCCTCCCGAGACAATTTTCCTAATGGAGAGATTGTCAAACTCACCTGTGAATGCCAAACAGATCAAACAGTGGACAGACCGGGATCCTATCCTGTCCCAAGTGAAAAGATTCCTGATGCAGGGTTGGCCTcctgtcatagaggatgatggactAAGACCTTATGCAAAGCGCAAAACTGAGCTGAGTGTGCAGGATGGCTGCATACTCTGGGGGTCCAGAGTGGTTGTTCCACCCCCTGGCCGTGCACAAGTCATGGATGAGGTCCATGAGGCTCACCCGGGTGCCTCCCGGATGAAAAGTTTAGCCAGATCTTACATCTGGTGGTCTAACATGGATCAGGAGGTAGAAGACAAAGTTAAATCATGTTCTGAGTGCCAGATCAACCAGAAGATGGCGCCGCCCGCGCCACTACATCTGTGGGAGTGGCCTGACCACCCATGGTCCAGGCTGCATATAGATTTTGCAGGCCCTTTCATGGGTCACATGTTCCTTGTCATGGTGGACGCACACTCCAAGTGGCTGGAGGCGCACATCATGAGCAACATCACAGCGACCACAACCATTGAAAAGCTTCGGCAGGTGTTTTCAACCCATGGTCTGCCGGACTCTCTGGTGTCCGACAACGCAACAACGTTTACCTGTGATTTGTTCCAAGAATTCATGCGGAGAAACGGGATCCGCCATGTCCGCAGCGCCCCGTTTCACCCGGCCTCAAACGGCTTAGCGGAGCGGGCTGTGCAGACTCTGAAAGAGGGGCTCAAAAGGATGACTGGGGGAACCATCACTACTAAGCTCTCTCGGTTCTTGTTCCAGTACCGCATCacgccacaaacaacaacaggacaggctccagcggtgatgttaatgggcagaaggccaaaagctcacctggatctactgcgtccgaacatcagagcacgagtggaacggaagcaggagaaacaaaaagagagacatgaccaccacgcaagagagagacagttaaaacccaatgacattgtctacatccgcaacttcacaagcagccaacgctggttgccaggtatcattctgagtcagagtggtcccgtctcctttgtggtcaaactgactgatggtcgagtcatgcgcagacaccaggaccatctccgcctgcgctatgacaaagacaagaccatgttttcagacggaacagctgtgggtggtagtgtacaagttgaaatcccacaggaaacagcatctgaggaacaggggcattcagtggttccagcagagggtgatggacattctctcacaaacacccaacccgctcctgtgccctcagacccagctccactgggacacgccttacctgtgtctcgtagcacaccaggagtactgcgcagatcacagcgtagtcacaagcctcctgaaagactaactctgtagttgagactgagagactcgtggtgttagt is a genomic window containing:
- the LOC115186491 gene encoding uncharacterized protein K02A2.6-like: MSDGEQVPLDGNADGDNQQQVQIANEDQGQVGVIMAMFGTITEFVEENEDWTEYVERLGHFFLANGIIDEAKQRSILLSVCGAKTYKLMRNLATPRRPGEIPFGDLVALVQTHHNPKPSVIVQRFKFNCHFRKTGQSVATFVAELRELSEHCEFGAMLGDLLRDRLVCGINEDSIQRRLLGEATLTFKRALELSQGMEMAASNVKNIQKANSESCAVHQVTKEVAGKRGKAVECFRCGGTHYGNNCKFMESAAHHLESTEEEEEHCSYNMFNVREPRAEPIYATVEVDGKQMRMEVDTGASASVISEETYKQKWGSRQVSALTPAGIRLRTYTGETIPLLGALEVDIAYNSQEARARLLVVKGNGPSLLGRDWLNKIQLSWGEIKHTRVTEDVIQKYPEIFKDELGTLQGTAVKLFVDPQAEPRFFKPRTVPYAMKKKVEEELERLQEENVITPVQFSRWAAPIVPVLKSDGTVRICGDYKLTINRASKLDAYPLPRVEDLFATLAGGKTFSKLDMSHAYQQLLLDEDSKEYVTVNTHKGLFRYNRLVFGVASSPAIFQRTMDNLLQGIPHVAVYLDDILVTGETEEEHLHHLDQVLKRFSEAGLRLKRSKCTFQAQSVTYLGHKITEQGLCPVEDKVRAIKDAPNPKNGSELRSFLGMVNYYGKFLPELSTVLAPLYQLLHKDCKWKWGPAQEKAFKEVKALLQSAQLLVHFDQDKEIILSCDASPYGVGAVLSHQMEDGSERPIGFASRTLTSAEKGYSQLDKEGLAIVFAVKRFHQYLYGRHFTICTDHKPLMSLFSESRCIPPMASARLQRWALTLSAYQYTIVYRAGKDNANADALSRLPLPEMPATTVVPPETIFLMERLSNSPVNAKQIKQWTDRDPILSQVKRFLMQGWPPVIEDDGLRPYAKRKTELSVQDGCILWGSRVVVPPPGRAQVMDEVHEAHPGASRMKSLARSYIWWSNMDQEVEDKVKSCSECQINQKMAPPAPLHLWEWPDHPWSRLHIDFAGPFMGHMFLVMVDAHSKWLEAHIMSNITATTTIEKLRQVFSTHGLPDSLVSDNATTFTCDLFQEFMRRNGIRHVRSAPFHPASNGLAERAVQTLKEGLKRMTGGTITTKLSRFLFQYRITPQTTTGQAPAVMLMGRRPKAHLDLLRPNIRARVERKQEKQKERHDHHARERQLKPNDIVYIRNFTSSQRWLPGIILSQSGPVSFVVKLTDGRVMRRHQDHLRL